A single Vanacampus margaritifer isolate UIUO_Vmar chromosome 7, RoL_Vmar_1.0, whole genome shotgun sequence DNA region contains:
- the atf7ip gene encoding activating transcription factor 7-interacting protein 1 isoform X1: MSNILQKVAMEVVVTEEKKKIFRARKTMKISDRQQLESLHGTLLTAASSSEPSPPPPLMNGSHREDGQKDAEQNSHQDSNSPIATSPASMTSLSSPAPFLSLNLSPSPVPSQSPKEKEESLSGPSSPFLDINFEQKKEEEKTSLPSSSSKDTSEPEAKESKEPQECTNVLEKPEEDQTTTEDKANDSIKDSAKEPVSSLAPVSDDGTVPMEMDTTEAKDTAQIKSSSSNSSIPSPSASVDINLGKDIEKGSGKDQTKKGLLKQEKMEVTVVKVEAKKDKMDRGQTSNPLRPSSTPPSDTVSEEKNCTSGIKRTLSEGFDKEGQTIKREGKRPKLEQGELEAQLELKITAKAGSHHKLEQIVQRIVGERLRDFEMTIFEKDFQELKGRVDKIDCATKHQMAINAIQAKIARLSKKFGEANQASENKRKQEAFAASNAMAAAAAAAATASVAAAASVTKMSPVVTTPQIQRPVRTPIEVKQIPTAAVTLPHTAAKSGPLVPTPVSTATAIVSQAPIIKLITSSSNAVSTLATGITTQSPTGTLLLKTAPTGGMMAGQPLIIQLPVSMTNGQAGTLVNFPVSSLPTAGGLNKPKTTASTTTFIIKPAPVTTTAAGSIHTPITVPALQAASSQMSPGQLSLTRAVYQGGAGGITTPNAGVSVTPARTLISSVSVAGAMSTATSSVTSGPAATGSAAPGPPQGTSLTTKTDNQATAITAAKAAPPVARPKGAVIDLTEDDDDVVQVTAVKAATVSSPSLTQRPQPVSVPNSSGARSSPQSSQNTSSSNPSVQNRPQLDSSVKPRTLTTTTPARSSSITLPALPLAPNPTTLPAEAQRTSPPQQPQLKLVQSQSGIVLSWCVSETDPSCAAVESYHLYAYYHQDSSNSNQQHWKKIGEVKALPLPMACTLTQFQFGSTYHFAVRAKDIYGRFGPFCEPQCTNVINPSSN; encoded by the exons ATGTCAAACATCCTGCAAAAG GTAGCAATGGAAGTTGTTGTGacggaggagaagaagaaaatcttCCGTGCCAGGAAAACCATGAAGATCAGTGATCGCCAGCAACTGGAATCTCTTCATGGCACTCTGTTGACTGCAGCGAGTTCGTCTGAACCGTCTCCGCCGCCGCCTCTAATGAACGGCTCGCACAGAGAGGATGGACAAAAGGACGCGGAGCAAAACAGCCACCAGGACTCAAACTCCCCCATTGCTACATCACCCGCATCTATGACCTCTCTGAGCTCTCCTGCACCATTCCTCTCGCTCAATCTCTCCCCATCGCCCGTACCCTCGCAAAGTCCAAAAGAAAAGGAGGAATCCCTTTCAGGCCCTTCGTCGCCATTCCTAGATATAAACTTTGAAcagaaaaaggaggaggaaaagacTAGCTTACCATCATCCTCGTCGAAGGACACCTCTGAACCAGAAGCAAAGGAATCCAAAGAACCGCAGGAGTGCACCAATGTGTTGGAAAAGCCCGAG GAGGACCAAACCACAACAGAGGACAAAGCTAACGATTCCATTAAGGACTCTGCTAAAGAACCAGTTTCTTCTTTGGCTCCAGTATCTGATGATGGCACCGTCCCAATGGAAATGGACACTACAGAGGCCAAGGACACGGCCCAAATAAAGTCTTCTAGTTCCAACTCCTCCATTCCTTCGCCTTCTGCCTCTGTGGATATAAACCTGGGAAAGGACATAGAGAAAGGTAGTGGCAAAGATCAGACTAAGAAAGGCTTGCTAAAACAAGAAAAGATGGAGGTTACCGTTGTTAAAGTGGAggccaaaaaagacaaaatggacAGAGGGCAGACTTCAAATCCATTGCGCCCATCGTCCACTCCACCTTCGGATACAG TGTCAGAGGAAAAGAACTGTACTTCTGGAATCAAGCGCACTTTATCAGAGGGCTTTGACAAAGAGGGGCAGACTATAAAACGGGAGGGGAAGAGACCAAAGCTGGAACAAGGAGAGTTGGAAGCTCAGTTGGAACTCAAAATCACTGCAAAAGCTGGCAGCCATCATAAGCTTGAGCAG ATTGTGCAGCGGATAGTGGGTGAACGGTTGAGGGACTTTGAGATGACAATTTTTGAGAAGGATTTCCAAGAGTTGAAGGGCAGAGTTGACAAGATCGACTGCGCCACAAAGCACCAAATGGCCATTAACGCTATCCAA GCCAAGATAGCACGACTGTCAAAGAAGTTTGGGGAAGCCAATCAGGCATCCgagaacaaaagaaaacaggAG GCATTTGCTGCTTCTAATGCtatggctgctgctgctgctgccgccgccACTGCATCTGTTGCCGCCGCTGCCAGCGTCACCAAGATGTCACCCGTTGTAACCACCCCTCAAATTCAACG GCCAGTCCGGACACCCATCGAGGTGAAGCAGATCCCAACAGCAGCTGTTACTTTACCTCACACTGCTG CAAAATCCGGCCCACTTGTTCCAACCCCTGTCTCCACCGCGACAGCCATAGTTTCACAGGCCCCCATCATTAAACTGATCACCTCTTCCTCCAATGCTGTCTCCACCCTGGCTACTGGCATCACCACTCAGAGTCCTACAGGCACGTTGTTGCTGAAAACGGCGCCCACGGGTGGTATGATGGCTGGACAGCCACTCATCATACAACTGCCTGTATCGATGACCAATGGTCAGGCAGGAACGCTGGTCAACTTCCCCGTGTCCTCTTTGCCCACGGCGGGCGGCCTCAATAAGCCCAAAACCACTGCTTCCACTACTACGTTCATCATCAAGCCCGCTCCTGTCACTACCACTGCTGCAGGTTCTATTCACACCCCTATCACTGTGCCAGCACTCCAGGCTGCCTCTAGCCAGATGTCTCCGGGTCAGCTCTCACTTACCCGAGCCGTATACCAAGGCGGTGCTGGGGGGATAACTACACCCAATGCCGGAGTTTCTGTGACCCCGGCCAGGACCCTGATTTCGTCTGTGTCTGTCGCTGGAGCCATGTCTACCGCAACCTCATCTGTAACATCTGGTCCAGCAGCAACAGGTTCAGCAGCTCCAGGACCTCCACAAGGGACATCTTTGACAACTAAAACAG ACAACCAAGCCACAGCAATCACTGCAGCCAAAGCCGCTCCTCCAGTAGCACGTCCCAAAGGCGCTGTCATTGATCTTactgaggatgatgatgatgtggtgCAGG TGACAGCAGTGAAGGCTGCTACAGTTTCAAGTCCCTCGCTGACCCAACGTCCACAACCAGTCAGCGTTCCAAACA GCTCAGGGGCCAGATCTTCCCCACAAAGCAGCCAGAACACATCCAGCAGTAATCCGTCAGTGCAAAACCGCCCCCAACTG GATTCTTCAGTGAAACCCCGTACTTTAACTACTACTACGCCAGCCCGGAGCTCCAGCATAACACTACCCGCACTCCCCCTCGCACCCAACCCCACGACCCTACCAGCAGAAGCTCAGCGGACCTCGCCTCCCCAACAACCTCAGCTCAAACTGGTGCAAAGTCAAAGCGGCATAGTGCTGTCCTGGTGCGTGTCCGAAACGGATCCGTCGTGCGCGGCTGTTGAAAGCTATCACCTCTATGCCTACTACCACCAAGACAGCTCGAACAGCAATCAGCAGCATTGGAAGAAGATCGGGGAAGTGAAAGCCCTGCCTCTGCCTATGGCCTGCACCCTGACCCAGTTCCAGTTTGGGTCCACATATCATTTTGCAGTTCGAGCCAAAGACATCTATGGGCGCTTTGGCCCCTTCTGCGAACCCCAGTGCACAAATGTCATCAATCCCAGCTCAAACTGA
- the atf7ip gene encoding activating transcription factor 7-interacting protein 1 isoform X2, translated as MEVVVTEEKKKIFRARKTMKISDRQQLESLHGTLLTAASSSEPSPPPPLMNGSHREDGQKDAEQNSHQDSNSPIATSPASMTSLSSPAPFLSLNLSPSPVPSQSPKEKEESLSGPSSPFLDINFEQKKEEEKTSLPSSSSKDTSEPEAKESKEPQECTNVLEKPEEDQTTTEDKANDSIKDSAKEPVSSLAPVSDDGTVPMEMDTTEAKDTAQIKSSSSNSSIPSPSASVDINLGKDIEKGSGKDQTKKGLLKQEKMEVTVVKVEAKKDKMDRGQTSNPLRPSSTPPSDTVSEEKNCTSGIKRTLSEGFDKEGQTIKREGKRPKLEQGELEAQLELKITAKAGSHHKLEQIVQRIVGERLRDFEMTIFEKDFQELKGRVDKIDCATKHQMAINAIQAKIARLSKKFGEANQASENKRKQEAFAASNAMAAAAAAAATASVAAAASVTKMSPVVTTPQIQRPVRTPIEVKQIPTAAVTLPHTAAKSGPLVPTPVSTATAIVSQAPIIKLITSSSNAVSTLATGITTQSPTGTLLLKTAPTGGMMAGQPLIIQLPVSMTNGQAGTLVNFPVSSLPTAGGLNKPKTTASTTTFIIKPAPVTTTAAGSIHTPITVPALQAASSQMSPGQLSLTRAVYQGGAGGITTPNAGVSVTPARTLISSVSVAGAMSTATSSVTSGPAATGSAAPGPPQGTSLTTKTDNQATAITAAKAAPPVARPKGAVIDLTEDDDDVVQVTAVKAATVSSPSLTQRPQPVSVPNSSGARSSPQSSQNTSSSNPSVQNRPQLDSSVKPRTLTTTTPARSSSITLPALPLAPNPTTLPAEAQRTSPPQQPQLKLVQSQSGIVLSWCVSETDPSCAAVESYHLYAYYHQDSSNSNQQHWKKIGEVKALPLPMACTLTQFQFGSTYHFAVRAKDIYGRFGPFCEPQCTNVINPSSN; from the exons ATGGAAGTTGTTGTGacggaggagaagaagaaaatcttCCGTGCCAGGAAAACCATGAAGATCAGTGATCGCCAGCAACTGGAATCTCTTCATGGCACTCTGTTGACTGCAGCGAGTTCGTCTGAACCGTCTCCGCCGCCGCCTCTAATGAACGGCTCGCACAGAGAGGATGGACAAAAGGACGCGGAGCAAAACAGCCACCAGGACTCAAACTCCCCCATTGCTACATCACCCGCATCTATGACCTCTCTGAGCTCTCCTGCACCATTCCTCTCGCTCAATCTCTCCCCATCGCCCGTACCCTCGCAAAGTCCAAAAGAAAAGGAGGAATCCCTTTCAGGCCCTTCGTCGCCATTCCTAGATATAAACTTTGAAcagaaaaaggaggaggaaaagacTAGCTTACCATCATCCTCGTCGAAGGACACCTCTGAACCAGAAGCAAAGGAATCCAAAGAACCGCAGGAGTGCACCAATGTGTTGGAAAAGCCCGAG GAGGACCAAACCACAACAGAGGACAAAGCTAACGATTCCATTAAGGACTCTGCTAAAGAACCAGTTTCTTCTTTGGCTCCAGTATCTGATGATGGCACCGTCCCAATGGAAATGGACACTACAGAGGCCAAGGACACGGCCCAAATAAAGTCTTCTAGTTCCAACTCCTCCATTCCTTCGCCTTCTGCCTCTGTGGATATAAACCTGGGAAAGGACATAGAGAAAGGTAGTGGCAAAGATCAGACTAAGAAAGGCTTGCTAAAACAAGAAAAGATGGAGGTTACCGTTGTTAAAGTGGAggccaaaaaagacaaaatggacAGAGGGCAGACTTCAAATCCATTGCGCCCATCGTCCACTCCACCTTCGGATACAG TGTCAGAGGAAAAGAACTGTACTTCTGGAATCAAGCGCACTTTATCAGAGGGCTTTGACAAAGAGGGGCAGACTATAAAACGGGAGGGGAAGAGACCAAAGCTGGAACAAGGAGAGTTGGAAGCTCAGTTGGAACTCAAAATCACTGCAAAAGCTGGCAGCCATCATAAGCTTGAGCAG ATTGTGCAGCGGATAGTGGGTGAACGGTTGAGGGACTTTGAGATGACAATTTTTGAGAAGGATTTCCAAGAGTTGAAGGGCAGAGTTGACAAGATCGACTGCGCCACAAAGCACCAAATGGCCATTAACGCTATCCAA GCCAAGATAGCACGACTGTCAAAGAAGTTTGGGGAAGCCAATCAGGCATCCgagaacaaaagaaaacaggAG GCATTTGCTGCTTCTAATGCtatggctgctgctgctgctgccgccgccACTGCATCTGTTGCCGCCGCTGCCAGCGTCACCAAGATGTCACCCGTTGTAACCACCCCTCAAATTCAACG GCCAGTCCGGACACCCATCGAGGTGAAGCAGATCCCAACAGCAGCTGTTACTTTACCTCACACTGCTG CAAAATCCGGCCCACTTGTTCCAACCCCTGTCTCCACCGCGACAGCCATAGTTTCACAGGCCCCCATCATTAAACTGATCACCTCTTCCTCCAATGCTGTCTCCACCCTGGCTACTGGCATCACCACTCAGAGTCCTACAGGCACGTTGTTGCTGAAAACGGCGCCCACGGGTGGTATGATGGCTGGACAGCCACTCATCATACAACTGCCTGTATCGATGACCAATGGTCAGGCAGGAACGCTGGTCAACTTCCCCGTGTCCTCTTTGCCCACGGCGGGCGGCCTCAATAAGCCCAAAACCACTGCTTCCACTACTACGTTCATCATCAAGCCCGCTCCTGTCACTACCACTGCTGCAGGTTCTATTCACACCCCTATCACTGTGCCAGCACTCCAGGCTGCCTCTAGCCAGATGTCTCCGGGTCAGCTCTCACTTACCCGAGCCGTATACCAAGGCGGTGCTGGGGGGATAACTACACCCAATGCCGGAGTTTCTGTGACCCCGGCCAGGACCCTGATTTCGTCTGTGTCTGTCGCTGGAGCCATGTCTACCGCAACCTCATCTGTAACATCTGGTCCAGCAGCAACAGGTTCAGCAGCTCCAGGACCTCCACAAGGGACATCTTTGACAACTAAAACAG ACAACCAAGCCACAGCAATCACTGCAGCCAAAGCCGCTCCTCCAGTAGCACGTCCCAAAGGCGCTGTCATTGATCTTactgaggatgatgatgatgtggtgCAGG TGACAGCAGTGAAGGCTGCTACAGTTTCAAGTCCCTCGCTGACCCAACGTCCACAACCAGTCAGCGTTCCAAACA GCTCAGGGGCCAGATCTTCCCCACAAAGCAGCCAGAACACATCCAGCAGTAATCCGTCAGTGCAAAACCGCCCCCAACTG GATTCTTCAGTGAAACCCCGTACTTTAACTACTACTACGCCAGCCCGGAGCTCCAGCATAACACTACCCGCACTCCCCCTCGCACCCAACCCCACGACCCTACCAGCAGAAGCTCAGCGGACCTCGCCTCCCCAACAACCTCAGCTCAAACTGGTGCAAAGTCAAAGCGGCATAGTGCTGTCCTGGTGCGTGTCCGAAACGGATCCGTCGTGCGCGGCTGTTGAAAGCTATCACCTCTATGCCTACTACCACCAAGACAGCTCGAACAGCAATCAGCAGCATTGGAAGAAGATCGGGGAAGTGAAAGCCCTGCCTCTGCCTATGGCCTGCACCCTGACCCAGTTCCAGTTTGGGTCCACATATCATTTTGCAGTTCGAGCCAAAGACATCTATGGGCGCTTTGGCCCCTTCTGCGAACCCCAGTGCACAAATGTCATCAATCCCAGCTCAAACTGA